In a genomic window of Acidobacteriota bacterium:
- a CDS encoding sulfatase-like hydrolase/transferase yields the protein MRRIGFTRRFCLERRGTTHLLCAALIFFGSPSCSRSENPEPSRSPSIILISVDTLRADHLPAYGYDRVSTPAIDSLAADSIVFDNASTNVPLTLPAHVSALTGAIPPEHGVRNNIGFHLDSGTPSITEALRRSGYRTGAFVSSWVLRDATGLDTGFDQYDDEVGHAEGVSAGELQRRGTETVQRAVEWIEQESEPFFAFVHLYEPHAPWSAPEPFASRHPDSHYDAEIEAADSALGHLLTALREGGLYDESLIIFMSDHGEGLGDHGELEHGVFLYREALHVPLMVKLPGGRNGGSREAGLVDLTDIAPTIAAVASVPFDAPDGRSLLSAPHHATIYAETLYPRFHLGWSELYSVADERFQMIEAPAVELYDYVDDPREQRNIASTERRALARLREHLAAIDREIVAPTAVDPEEAARLSALGYVGSVRNPEGSLPDPKDRIGDLDLLREASAIASSGEVLPAIGKLQSLVGASPAFTEGWILLADLLDEAGEGRASIDAWKSAMEASPELLDELALSAGAAMLAEGELEDAAEHARLALGGNPGGAHLLLARIARRKGNGEEARREAALAKEYRPLAAAVVIADSYLDENRLAEAEAELGRARAIAAKTGQSVVDLESVQGDLHARQSEWDLAARAFEREIAANPRNLRPYTSLAVVMVFANRPERVDAIIERMVEANPTPRAREAAATTYETLGDAQTAQRWRERALRGSTNM from the coding sequence GTGAGGAGGATCGGCTTCACGCGCAGGTTCTGCTTGGAGCGTCGCGGCACCACCCACCTTCTCTGTGCCGCGCTGATCTTCTTCGGATCGCCGTCCTGCTCGCGTAGCGAGAATCCTGAACCGAGCCGATCCCCCTCGATCATTCTGATCTCGGTCGACACGCTGCGCGCCGATCACCTTCCCGCCTACGGCTACGATCGCGTTTCGACACCGGCCATCGACAGCCTCGCTGCGGATTCGATCGTTTTCGACAATGCGTCGACGAATGTCCCGCTGACGCTTCCCGCACACGTCTCCGCTCTGACCGGAGCAATTCCCCCGGAGCACGGCGTTCGGAACAACATCGGTTTTCATCTCGACTCCGGGACCCCGTCGATCACGGAGGCGCTCCGCCGTTCCGGTTATCGAACCGGAGCTTTCGTCTCTTCGTGGGTACTGCGTGATGCGACTGGACTGGATACGGGCTTCGATCAGTATGACGACGAGGTCGGTCATGCGGAAGGTGTATCGGCGGGTGAACTGCAGCGGCGCGGGACCGAAACGGTACAACGGGCGGTGGAGTGGATCGAGCAGGAAAGTGAACCTTTTTTTGCCTTCGTTCATCTGTACGAGCCACACGCGCCGTGGAGCGCACCCGAACCCTTCGCCTCGCGCCACCCGGACTCTCACTATGACGCCGAGATCGAAGCAGCGGATTCGGCCCTGGGTCACTTGCTGACCGCACTCCGTGAAGGCGGTCTTTACGACGAGTCCCTCATCATCTTCATGTCGGATCATGGGGAAGGCCTGGGCGATCACGGCGAGCTCGAGCACGGAGTATTCCTGTACCGAGAGGCGCTTCACGTTCCTTTGATGGTGAAGCTCCCGGGCGGGCGCAACGGGGGGTCGAGAGAAGCCGGCCTGGTCGATCTCACCGACATCGCGCCGACGATCGCCGCGGTCGCGAGTGTTCCATTCGATGCACCAGATGGCCGGTCACTTCTTTCCGCACCCCATCACGCGACCATCTACGCGGAGACGCTCTACCCGCGGTTTCATCTCGGATGGAGCGAGCTTTACTCGGTCGCCGACGAGCGGTTTCAGATGATCGAGGCTCCGGCCGTCGAGCTCTACGACTATGTCGACGATCCTCGGGAGCAGCGCAACATCGCGAGCACGGAGCGGAGAGCTCTGGCCCGTCTGAGGGAGCATCTGGCTGCCATCGACAGGGAGATCGTCGCCCCGACGGCAGTCGATCCCGAGGAGGCGGCCCGGCTTTCGGCGCTCGGGTACGTCGGATCGGTGCGAAATCCGGAAGGAAGTCTGCCTGATCCGAAGGACCGGATCGGGGATCTCGATCTGCTCCGGGAGGCTTCGGCGATAGCTTCGTCGGGGGAGGTTCTGCCGGCGATCGGGAAGCTGCAGTCCCTCGTCGGCGCGAGTCCCGCCTTCACGGAGGGTTGGATTCTTCTGGCTGATCTGCTCGACGAGGCGGGAGAAGGGCGCGCGTCGATCGATGCCTGGAAGTCGGCGATGGAGGCCTCTCCGGAGCTGCTCGACGAGCTCGCACTCTCTGCCGGCGCCGCGATGCTTGCGGAAGGGGAGCTCGAGGACGCCGCGGAGCACGCGCGGTTGGCGTTGGGCGGGAATCCGGGCGGCGCCCATCTTCTGCTGGCGAGGATTGCCAGGCGGAAAGGAAACGGAGAGGAAGCGAGAAGAGAAGCGGCTCTGGCGAAAGAGTATCGGCCACTGGCTGCTGCGGTCGTCATCGCAGACAGCTACCTCGACGAAAACCGGCTCGCTGAGGCCGAAGCGGAGCTCGGCCGCGCCCGAGCGATCGCCGCAAAGACAGGGCAGAGCGTCGTGGATCTCGAATCGGTTCAGGGTGACCTGCATGCACGACAGTCCGAATGGGATCTCGCCGCGCGGGCTTTCGAAAGGGAGATTGCCGCGAATCCCCGGAACCTGCGGCCTTATACGAGTCTCGCCGTCGTCATGGTGTTCGCGAACCGGCCCGAACGGGTCGATGCGATCATCGAACGGATGGTCGAGGCGAATCCTACTCCGAGAGCACGGGAAGCGGCCGCGACGACGTACGAAACGCTCGGAGACGCGCAGACCGCGCAGCGCTGGCGAGAGCGGGCCCTTCGAGGCTCCACAAATATGTGA
- a CDS encoding sulfatase-like hydrolase/transferase encodes MTFHRAGAILAMSAIVAGCGNEAPIESVHADTPVFVISIDTLRSDRLPIYGYQRGTTPSIDRFREDAILYRKAFSAVPLTLPSHATIFTGKLPYRHGVRDNIGYRIAEDEVTLGSVLKASGYRTGAAISSFVLRRETGADLGFDHYDDLVTEMAGETISSWQRDGDSTRQALVDWLEAEPGRNRSFGFLHLYEPHFPWDPSEIEGEDPYDAEVRRSDEIFGRFIEDLRRMDLYDRSLIVLLSDHGEGLGDHGEMEHGVFIYREAIQVPLLIKLPGNEKGGETSDAVVSLADVMPTILEVVGEPVPEEFDGIDILAEPTGERSVYAESWYPRLHYGWQELHSEVTDQYHLIDAPAVELYDYHADPGEAVNIATEQRRVVADLRRTLEERLAGTSFSGPAVESAEQVSRLQSLGYLGGGSSDYAVELPDPKEHIDTIARFGEGTRALQERDLDRAIAVGRSIIDENPNFLQAWGLISAAEKMRGNLEGAIAAMEEQMRRSPGNPQTALMLATLNLEARRFDGAATYAEIAAETSPSQGMEVLATVRLAKGDLEGAAEALRRAIDAGGRRVSLIIVESQIAERRKDWTAVLSSLDEIRGLIADGGSPPVRDLERRRGDALLQLGWPREAEDAFEQEVETFPDNVMAWSQLALVVHGAGRASESRAVIAEALRKNPGPRMRNLAREVFQITSDDEGLRMLDSRSSG; translated from the coding sequence ATGACGTTCCATCGAGCCGGCGCGATCCTGGCGATGTCTGCAATCGTCGCGGGATGCGGAAACGAAGCGCCCATCGAGTCCGTGCATGCGGACACTCCGGTATTCGTCATTTCGATCGACACGCTGAGATCCGATCGTCTTCCCATCTACGGATATCAACGCGGCACAACGCCGTCGATCGATCGGTTTCGAGAAGATGCGATCCTCTATCGAAAGGCGTTCAGCGCGGTTCCTCTCACGCTTCCGTCGCACGCAACGATCTTCACCGGCAAACTTCCCTACCGTCACGGGGTACGCGACAACATCGGATACAGGATCGCAGAGGACGAGGTCACTCTCGGAAGCGTTCTGAAGGCTTCGGGATACCGAACTGGCGCTGCGATCTCGAGCTTCGTTCTTCGTCGAGAGACCGGAGCAGATCTCGGTTTCGATCACTACGACGATCTCGTCACCGAAATGGCGGGCGAGACGATCAGTTCCTGGCAGCGGGATGGTGATTCAACGCGACAGGCGCTCGTCGACTGGCTCGAAGCGGAGCCCGGAAGAAACAGATCATTCGGATTTCTCCACCTCTACGAACCCCACTTCCCCTGGGACCCGTCGGAAATCGAAGGGGAGGATCCGTATGACGCCGAGGTTCGGCGCTCGGACGAGATCTTCGGTCGGTTCATCGAAGATCTGCGACGGATGGATTTGTACGATCGTTCGCTCATCGTCCTGCTCTCCGATCACGGTGAAGGTCTCGGGGATCACGGGGAGATGGAGCACGGTGTCTTCATTTATCGCGAGGCAATTCAGGTTCCTCTCCTGATCAAGCTTCCAGGGAATGAGAAGGGAGGGGAGACATCAGACGCGGTGGTCTCGCTTGCGGACGTGATGCCGACGATCCTCGAAGTGGTGGGCGAGCCGGTGCCCGAAGAATTCGACGGTATCGACATTCTCGCGGAACCGACAGGAGAGAGGTCGGTCTACGCGGAGTCGTGGTATCCGCGACTTCATTACGGCTGGCAGGAGCTCCACTCCGAGGTCACCGACCAGTACCACCTGATCGACGCGCCGGCAGTCGAGCTCTACGATTACCATGCGGACCCGGGTGAAGCCGTCAATATCGCGACAGAGCAGCGGAGAGTCGTTGCGGACCTTCGGCGCACCCTCGAGGAGCGGCTCGCGGGAACGTCGTTTTCCGGGCCTGCAGTCGAGAGCGCCGAACAGGTCAGCCGGCTCCAGTCGCTCGGCTACCTCGGAGGCGGGTCGTCGGACTACGCAGTGGAGCTTCCCGATCCGAAGGAGCACATCGACACCATCGCACGATTCGGCGAGGGGACGCGCGCCCTGCAGGAGCGAGACCTCGATCGGGCCATCGCGGTCGGCCGCTCGATCATCGACGAGAACCCGAACTTTCTTCAGGCCTGGGGGCTCATCTCCGCGGCAGAAAAAATGAGAGGCAATCTCGAGGGAGCGATCGCCGCGATGGAGGAGCAGATGCGACGATCTCCGGGCAATCCACAGACCGCCCTGATGCTGGCGACGCTCAACCTCGAGGCCCGGCGCTTCGACGGAGCTGCGACCTACGCGGAGATCGCTGCGGAGACGTCTCCTTCTCAGGGCATGGAGGTGCTCGCGACCGTCCGGCTCGCGAAGGGGGATCTCGAAGGAGCAGCGGAGGCACTGAGACGTGCGATCGATGCCGGAGGGCGGCGAGTCTCGCTCATCATCGTGGAATCGCAGATCGCCGAGCGGCGTAAGGACTGGACAGCGGTACTCTCGAGTCTCGACGAGATACGCGGTCTGATCGCCGACGGCGGCAGCCCGCCCGTCCGCGACCTCGAGCGACGCCGCGGCGATGCACTTCTTCAGCTTGGCTGGCCGCGAGAGGCGGAAGACGCGTTCGAACAGGAGGTCGAGACTTTTCCGGACAATGTGATGGCGTGGTCGCAGCTCGCGCTCGTCGTTCATGGCGCTGGCCGGGCTTCGGAATCCCGGGCGGTCATCGCGGAGGCGCTGCGGAAAAACCCCGGACCGCGGATGCGCAATCTGGCGCGCGAAGTTTTCCAGATCACCTCGGATGACGAGGGTCTTCGGATGCTGGATTCCCGGAGCTCCGGATGA
- a CDS encoding TonB-dependent receptor — MKSNQHVLGLLAVLLLCSIPAFAQGTTGTLTGTVTHAGAGLPGVTVTITSPNLMGSRVAVTDINGNYNFPSIPPGEYTVQFDMSGMTTQQQQVTVGLARTQRVNAEMMLSEFASEITVTAAAVTVAETTEVATSFEQEMVSDLPIGRTIQNVVTLAPSTSTNGPGNAITISGANAFDSLFLIDGAATNENIRGQTDNLFIEDAIEETSILTGSISAEFGRFTGGVVSAITKSGGNEFSGSFRDSFTNPSWDETTPLDEPQQESNLNQTYEATLGGPIVRDRLWFFGAGRYFEQDLPGFFTASTIPRPTTIQTDERWEAKLSGRLGEAHSLVGTYLDYTVDQTPHCAFGCWDLSTMDINGRQLPRELITAQYSGVMSDNFLVEAGYSFRDLRFSNSGGDFITTDFTDPRDIALGTWAYDLSFGGAWGAPIFCGICDDEIRESETIQLKGTYYLSTANLGSHSIVAGYENFAESRFANNHQSGSAFDIYVYNGIRPTRTSTGELRPVIAEGDLIQWVPIQILSQGSDFQTDSIFINDKWDFNQNFSFNIGARYDKNDGADSSGRKISDDSNLSPRLGATWDVNGDGRFRVNASYSKYVSKIQEGIGGTAGGGNPSYFQFEYRGPTIGGPDSGLDSFGVLEEVFRWFLSQCSDPNDPSTCGVGNTDLLVGAGIPGVNQIFDGSLQSPSVDEFTVGFGTTLGRTGFVRADYINRDWADFYATFTTPGETIVAAGNELDLTRFGNTNDLERTYDAIVLQAGFRPMPRLNIGGNYTWSETKGNTEGENRGSGPITDNINTYVEYRGFAAHNPTGFLLSDQTHKARIWLGYDLPLGGLGNLNISVLERYDSGTAYSAVANVPVANFVTNPGYATPPGSVTYFFSDRGEFRWDDLTATDLALNWGLPIGGFEIFLEGEVLNLFDESAQIAGSTSVSRLTNFNPFTDTPVEGVDWRKNASFGTATSPNHYQLPRTYRFSAGFRF; from the coding sequence ATGAAGTCAAACCAACACGTATTGGGACTGTTAGCCGTTCTGCTCCTGTGCTCGATTCCGGCGTTCGCGCAGGGAACCACGGGTACATTGACCGGGACGGTGACGCATGCGGGAGCGGGGCTCCCGGGGGTGACGGTCACGATCACCTCTCCGAATCTGATGGGCTCACGTGTGGCCGTGACGGACATCAACGGGAACTACAATTTCCCCTCGATTCCGCCCGGCGAGTACACAGTGCAGTTCGACATGTCTGGAATGACGACTCAGCAGCAGCAGGTCACAGTCGGGCTCGCGCGTACGCAGAGAGTCAACGCCGAGATGATGCTGTCGGAGTTCGCCAGCGAGATCACAGTCACGGCGGCAGCGGTGACGGTGGCGGAAACGACGGAAGTCGCGACCTCGTTCGAGCAGGAGATGGTTTCTGATCTCCCGATCGGGCGAACGATTCAGAATGTCGTTACGCTCGCCCCGTCCACGAGCACGAATGGTCCGGGCAACGCGATTACGATCAGCGGAGCGAATGCATTCGATTCACTCTTCCTGATCGACGGAGCGGCGACCAACGAGAACATTCGTGGTCAGACGGACAATCTCTTCATCGAGGATGCGATTGAGGAAACATCGATTCTGACGGGCTCGATCTCGGCCGAGTTCGGCCGGTTTACGGGCGGTGTCGTTTCGGCGATTACCAAGTCCGGTGGAAACGAGTTCTCGGGAAGCTTCCGCGATAGTTTCACGAATCCTTCATGGGATGAAACGACTCCTCTCGACGAGCCGCAGCAGGAGAGCAATCTGAACCAGACGTACGAGGCGACCCTCGGCGGACCGATCGTTCGCGATCGGCTGTGGTTCTTTGGAGCGGGCCGTTACTTTGAGCAGGATCTCCCTGGCTTCTTCACGGCCAGCACGATTCCGCGTCCGACGACGATTCAGACCGATGAGCGGTGGGAAGCCAAGCTCAGCGGTCGCCTCGGCGAGGCTCACAGCCTCGTCGGTACTTATCTCGATTACACAGTCGACCAGACTCCGCACTGCGCGTTCGGCTGCTGGGACCTCAGCACGATGGACATCAATGGCCGTCAGCTCCCGCGTGAGCTGATCACTGCGCAGTACTCCGGCGTGATGAGCGACAACTTCCTCGTCGAAGCGGGCTACTCGTTCCGCGATCTCCGGTTCTCGAACAGCGGCGGCGACTTCATCACGACCGACTTCACGGATCCCCGTGACATCGCCCTTGGAACCTGGGCATACGACCTTTCGTTCGGCGGCGCCTGGGGTGCTCCAATCTTCTGCGGAATCTGCGACGACGAGATCCGTGAGAGCGAGACGATTCAGCTGAAAGGTACGTACTACCTTTCGACGGCGAATCTCGGATCGCACAGCATCGTCGCGGGCTACGAGAACTTTGCAGAAAGCCGTTTCGCCAACAACCATCAGTCCGGTTCGGCGTTCGACATCTACGTCTACAACGGCATCCGGCCGACGCGCACCTCGACCGGAGAACTCCGCCCCGTAATCGCCGAGGGAGATCTGATTCAGTGGGTTCCGATCCAGATCCTTTCTCAGGGTTCGGACTTTCAGACCGACTCGATCTTCATCAATGACAAGTGGGACTTCAACCAGAACTTCAGCTTCAACATCGGCGCCCGGTACGACAAAAACGACGGCGCCGACAGCTCCGGCCGCAAGATCTCGGATGACAGCAATCTCAGCCCGAGGCTCGGCGCAACCTGGGACGTTAACGGTGACGGCCGTTTCCGCGTCAACGCCAGCTATTCGAAGTACGTCTCGAAGATCCAGGAAGGTATCGGCGGTACGGCTGGTGGCGGTAATCCTTCGTACTTCCAGTTCGAGTATCGTGGACCGACGATCGGCGGCCCGGACAGCGGTCTCGATTCGTTTGGCGTTCTCGAAGAGGTCTTCAGGTGGTTCCTCAGCCAGTGCTCGGATCCGAACGATCCGTCCACTTGTGGAGTCGGCAACACCGATCTTCTGGTCGGCGCCGGTATCCCCGGCGTGAACCAGATTTTCGATGGTAGTTTGCAGAGCCCGAGCGTCGACGAGTTCACAGTCGGCTTCGGCACCACGCTGGGTCGCACCGGCTTCGTTCGTGCGGACTACATCAATCGTGACTGGGCTGATTTCTACGCTACGTTCACCACGCCTGGTGAGACGATCGTGGCCGCGGGTAACGAGCTCGATCTGACTCGGTTCGGCAACACCAACGACCTCGAGCGGACCTACGATGCAATCGTTCTACAGGCTGGATTCCGCCCGATGCCTCGCCTGAACATTGGCGGTAACTACACCTGGTCGGAGACGAAAGGCAACACGGAAGGTGAGAACAGGGGCAGCGGTCCTATCACCGACAACATCAACACCTATGTCGAGTATCGGGGCTTCGCCGCTCACAACCCGACCGGTTTCCTTCTTTCCGATCAGACGCATAAAGCACGTATCTGGCTGGGCTACGACCTGCCGCTCGGCGGACTCGGAAACCTCAACATTTCGGTTCTCGAGCGCTACGATTCCGGTACCGCGTACTCTGCCGTTGCCAACGTTCCGGTTGCTAATTTCGTCACGAATCCTGGCTATGCGACCCCGCCCGGCTCGGTCACGTACTTCTTCAGCGACCGGGGTGAGTTCCGATGGGATGATCTGACGGCAACCGACCTGGCCCTCAACTGGGGTCTCCCGATCGGTGGATTCGAGATCTTCCTCGAAGGTGAAGTTCTCAATCTCTTCGACGAATCGGCGCAGATCGCGGGAAGCACCAGCGTCAGCCGGCTCACCAACTTCAACCCCTTCACCGATACACCGGTCGAGGGTGTGGATTGGCGGAAGAATGCCAGCTTCGGTACCGCGACCAGCCCGAATCACTACCAGCTGCCGCGTACCTATCGTTTCTCGGCCGGTTTCCGGTTCTGA
- a CDS encoding sulfatase-like hydrolase/transferase — MKKRAIGFAAVIAALFGCSSEAPETAATSRPELIVIFSVDTLRADRLGVYGYENASTPHIDDFASEAVLFESAFAQAPLTLPSHVSMLTGRTPAETGVRDNLGFRLDPSIPSIPVALAEQGYRTAGFVSSWVLRSETGLSTIFDSWDDEIVGGGVDAVGELSRPGAETVDRAITWLDRTAGPRFLFVHIFEPHAPYEPTPEFAGSSSPYDGEVAASDELFGRFLDAMRARDLYDDSLIIFLSDHGEGLGDHGESEHGIFLYREAIRVPLIVKLPDSNRGRRIAAPVALLDIPATIGEITGLAGRTFESDGKSLMPLVEGAAAEGNRTITSETMYPRIHLGWSELVSVVEGDHHFIDAPAVELYDMTTDPGERENIANDERRVVARLRELTGSYDRTIRPMAAIDPGEAEKLASLGYLSGGSAPEGSLPDPKEKIGELETFTGAHALLQEGKAGHAVENLEKLLDGNPHFADAWILLARAYERMNRLEDANTSYRRAIETAPNLAAGTSLSIARVLTALGRFEEAVEHADLAETQHPEAARIARARARLLAGNAAAAEVELSELRTGDPLYAEAMLVRSQIEIARRQPEKALAALDQAAGAARKPLETLEMLRADALARLGRIDEAKQSFRREIELFPHNREAYLRLIAIHVLERSFEQAERTAESLERANPGSSPMIADAYRKLGREDLASKWSR, encoded by the coding sequence ATGAAGAAGCGCGCGATTGGATTCGCGGCCGTCATCGCGGCTCTTTTCGGATGCAGCTCCGAGGCGCCGGAAACAGCTGCTACTTCCAGGCCGGAGCTGATCGTCATCTTCTCGGTCGATACGCTTCGAGCCGATCGGCTCGGTGTTTACGGTTACGAAAATGCCTCGACCCCACACATCGACGACTTCGCTTCGGAGGCGGTGCTCTTCGAATCGGCATTCGCGCAGGCTCCTCTGACGCTTCCGTCCCACGTCTCGATGCTGACGGGAAGGACTCCAGCCGAGACGGGAGTCCGGGACAATCTCGGGTTCAGGCTCGATCCCTCGATCCCCTCGATTCCGGTCGCGCTGGCGGAGCAGGGTTATCGAACGGCCGGCTTTGTTTCCTCCTGGGTTCTTCGGAGTGAGACGGGACTGAGTACCATCTTCGACTCGTGGGACGACGAGATTGTTGGTGGCGGCGTTGACGCCGTGGGCGAGCTTTCTCGTCCCGGCGCCGAGACCGTGGATCGTGCAATCACCTGGCTCGATCGCACCGCGGGGCCGCGCTTCCTCTTCGTCCACATTTTCGAGCCGCATGCTCCTTATGAACCGACTCCGGAGTTTGCCGGATCCTCGAGCCCTTATGACGGAGAGGTGGCCGCGTCCGATGAACTTTTCGGCAGATTTCTCGATGCGATGCGGGCGAGGGACCTCTACGACGACAGCCTGATCATTTTCCTGTCGGATCATGGCGAAGGTCTTGGTGATCATGGAGAGAGTGAGCACGGCATCTTTCTCTATCGGGAGGCGATCCGGGTTCCGCTGATCGTGAAGCTTCCGGATTCGAACAGAGGACGGCGGATCGCTGCTCCGGTTGCGCTTCTCGACATTCCGGCGACAATCGGCGAGATCACGGGACTTGCCGGCCGCACCTTCGAGTCCGACGGAAAAAGTCTGATGCCCCTGGTCGAGGGAGCCGCTGCGGAAGGGAATCGCACGATCACGAGCGAAACGATGTATCCGCGAATACACCTCGGATGGAGCGAGCTCGTTTCGGTCGTCGAAGGCGACCATCATTTCATCGATGCTCCCGCCGTCGAGCTCTACGACATGACCACCGATCCCGGCGAACGCGAGAACATCGCGAACGATGAACGGCGCGTGGTGGCTAGGCTTCGTGAACTGACCGGATCCTATGACCGTACGATTCGCCCGATGGCGGCGATCGATCCGGGCGAGGCCGAGAAGCTCGCGTCGCTGGGCTACCTTTCCGGCGGTTCGGCTCCGGAAGGTTCGCTGCCTGATCCGAAGGAGAAAATCGGCGAGCTCGAGACTTTCACCGGGGCACACGCTCTTCTGCAGGAGGGCAAAGCCGGGCATGCGGTGGAGAATCTGGAGAAGCTGCTCGATGGGAATCCCCACTTTGCAGATGCCTGGATCCTGCTGGCGCGTGCATACGAGCGGATGAACAGGCTCGAGGACGCAAACACGTCGTATCGTCGCGCGATCGAAACTGCCCCGAACCTGGCCGCCGGTACTTCGCTCTCGATCGCAAGGGTACTGACGGCCCTGGGTCGGTTCGAAGAGGCGGTGGAGCACGCAGACCTTGCTGAAACGCAGCATCCGGAAGCGGCCAGGATTGCAAGAGCGCGGGCGAGATTGCTCGCGGGAAATGCTGCCGCTGCCGAGGTTGAGCTGTCGGAGCTTCGGACGGGCGATCCTCTCTACGCCGAGGCGATGCTCGTGCGGAGCCAGATCGAGATTGCGCGACGGCAGCCCGAAAAGGCGCTGGCTGCGCTGGATCAGGCCGCCGGCGCTGCCCGGAAACCGCTCGAAACCCTGGAAATGCTGAGGGCTGATGCTCTCGCGAGACTCGGCCGAATCGACGAGGCGAAGCAGAGCTTCCGTAGGGAGATTGAGCTCTTCCCGCACAATCGGGAAGCCTATCTGCGCCTGATCGCGATCCATGTGCTCGAACGAAGCTTCGAACAGGCGGAGAGGACCGCGGAGTCTCTCGAGCGCGCCAACCCGGGCTCGTCACCGATGATCGCGGATGCCTACAGGAAGCTCGGGCGCGAAGATCTGGCGTCGAAGTGGTCGCGGTGA